From the Magnetovibrio sp. PR-2 genome, one window contains:
- a CDS encoding primase-helicase family protein, translated as MKSGIDKNLVRKYKFEDLHWIDKSSVTYRADMDWLTGVCVGSADGSYLVKDKHTGGTVILQNNKFAKIKLSNEWCGTHKLTDGSVVTITNEVITQYLNTFCPTVTGTVQLPLYDRHAVFNNEKRINVWTDTITRYDETCINSCEKLLILIRESLCACEDSKTLEQILSDELYGDGAIKDEFKFLMHWLADIYQNPGINQQTNLWLIGNAKGIGKGTLMRVLAYIWGRSYGKASQNDIERGWNDFVEGTIIMEADEFKATDKIDFNSWLKKETTNPVVSINKRRATPYTVPNITNWIFTTNEENPIFIEDGDRRNVFIQTTSDSGKWGKYALDLNVELDDCLSDVAKGFAAILASIKVDKAFIARAFETKLRAEARMANSNAVEQWLLDNREVNEQFADQWTSSKDLFGDYELWRDMYAKTSFIKTLNSFGAVMTKLVNRGLIKKRRSKAGQEYYIDKKYCRGSNVVVFTEAQQKLRDKQKDKYKK; from the coding sequence ATGAAAAGTGGAATAGATAAAAACTTAGTTAGAAAATATAAATTTGAAGATTTACATTGGATTGATAAAAGCAGTGTGACGTACAGGGCTGATATGGATTGGCTAACTGGTGTTTGTGTTGGTAGTGCAGATGGCAGCTACTTAGTTAAAGATAAACACACAGGCGGCACAGTGATATTGCAAAACAATAAATTTGCAAAGATTAAACTAAGCAATGAATGGTGCGGCACACACAAACTTACAGACGGTAGTGTGGTGACAATTACAAATGAAGTTATAACCCAATATTTGAACACATTTTGTCCTACTGTAACGGGTACAGTGCAATTGCCTTTGTATGATAGACATGCTGTGTTTAATAATGAAAAACGTATCAACGTTTGGACAGATACAATTACACGCTATGACGAAACATGCATAAATTCATGTGAAAAATTATTGATACTGATCCGTGAAAGTTTATGTGCGTGTGAAGACAGCAAAACACTGGAACAAATACTAAGTGATGAACTGTACGGTGATGGTGCAATCAAAGATGAATTTAAATTTTTGATGCATTGGCTTGCTGACATTTATCAAAATCCAGGCATTAACCAACAAACAAACTTGTGGCTTATAGGCAATGCAAAAGGCATTGGTAAAGGCACGCTTATGAGAGTGCTTGCGTACATTTGGGGGCGCAGCTATGGCAAGGCTTCACAAAATGATATTGAACGTGGATGGAACGACTTTGTTGAAGGCACAATTATTATGGAAGCAGACGAGTTTAAAGCTACTGACAAAATAGACTTTAACAGTTGGCTAAAGAAAGAAACAACTAATCCTGTTGTAAGCATTAATAAACGTAGAGCAACACCTTACACAGTACCAAATATAACAAATTGGATTTTTACAACAAACGAAGAAAACCCTATTTTTATTGAGGATGGTGATAGACGTAATGTGTTTATACAAACAACAAGTGACAGTGGAAAATGGGGCAAATACGCACTTGATTTAAACGTTGAACTAGACGATTGCTTAAGTGATGTTGCAAAAGGTTTTGCTGCAATTTTAGCAAGCATTAAAGTAGATAAGGCGTTTATTGCACGTGCATTTGAAACTAAACTTAGGGCTGAGGCACGTATGGCAAATAGTAATGCTGTTGAACAATGGTTGCTGGACAACAGAGAAGTTAATGAGCAATTTGCTGATCAATGGACAAGTTCTAAAGACTTGTTTGGAGACTATGAGTTGTGGCGTGACATGTACGCAAAGACAAGCTTTATAAAAACATTGAATAGCTTTGGTGCTGTAATGACAAAACTGGTTAATAGAGGGCTGATTAAGAAGCGTAGGTCTAAAGCTGGACAAGAATACTACATTGATAAAAAATATTGCAGGGGTAGTAATGTAGTTGTGTTTACAGAAGCACAACAGAAACTGAGAGACAAACAGAAGGATAAATATAAAAAGTAG